In Ptychodera flava strain L36383 chromosome 21, AS_Pfla_20210202, whole genome shotgun sequence, a genomic segment contains:
- the LOC139121172 gene encoding peroxisomal multifunctional enzyme type 2-like, translating into MVLFGKVVRSGNVKATWFHISQGFRQMHVTSVTRDWHKELDNTVPEGGETRRQVWNNSVSKRTLWTKPTKFRSQGGTPAGNFKKFDLDKAVGFKTQPIPFSYTERDAALYALGVGVKVNQPDYLKFLYEGNDDFSILPTYAAVVGQVTGEILFSDKIPGFKINRENILHGEQYLEVYKPLPPSGQLSSTLTIVDILDKRSGALVIADIHIYNESNELTAYNQLGYFEVGAGKFGGRMTSEHVKPTVSQPSRNPDNVVEEETLTSQAALYRLSGDFNPLHIDPSFSAKGGLPIPILHGLCTFGHAARHVLMQYADNDVTKFKAMKVRFSRPVIPGQTVRTEMWKEGNRIHIQCKVAENGETVITGAYIDLALE; encoded by the exons ATGGTTTTATTCGGAAAGGTGGTTCGCAGTGGCAACG TAAAAGCAACATGGTTCCACATCAGTCAAGGGTTCAGGCAAATGCATGTTACAAGTGTAACGAGAGACTGGCACAAAGAACTTGACAATACAGTTCCAGAAGGAG GAGAAACAAGAAGACAAGTCTGGAATAACAGTGTCTCAAAGAGAACACTTTGGACAAAACCCACAAAGTTTAGATCTCAAGGTGGAACACCAGCAGGAAATTTCAAGAAGTTTGATCTT GACAAAGCCGTTGGTTTCAAAACACAACCAATTCCCTTTAGTTACACAGAACGAGATGCTGCATTATATGCCCTGGGAG TCGGCGTGAAAGTTAATCAACCGGACTATCTGAAGTTTTTGTATGAAGGCAATGATGATTTTAGCATTCTACCCACCTATGCAGCTGTTGTTGGACAAGTTACCGGTGAGATCCTGTTCAGTGACAAGATACCTGGATTTAAAATAAACAGAGAAAAT ATCTTACATGGTGAACAGTATCTTGAAGTGTACAAACCTCTACCACCCTCAGGACAACTGTCATCAACCCTGACAATTGTTGACATTCTGGACAAACGGTCTGGTGCACTTGTCATTGCAGACA TCCACATATACAATGAAAGCAATGAACTGACAGCTTACAATCAGCTGGGCTATTTTGAAGTTGGTGCAGGAAAGTTTGGAGGGAGGATGACTTCTGAACATGTCAAG CCGACAGTCTCCCAACCGTCACGAAATCCAGACAACGTCGTAGAAGAGGAAACTTTGACCAGTCAAGCAGCACTCTACAGACTCAGTGGGGACTTCAACCCGTTACACATTGACCCAAGTTTTTCAGCTAAAGGTGGACTACCAATTCCAATTCTGCATGGATTGTGCACCTTTGGTCACGCTGCACGTCATGTCTTGATGCAGTATGCAGACAATGATGTCACCAAATTCAAAGCTATGAAG GTCAGATTTAGCAGACCAGTGATTCCAGGACAGACCGTACGGACAGAGATGTGGAAAGAAGGAAACCGGATTCATATACAATGCAAG GTGGCAGAGAATGGTGAAACTGTCATAACAGGGGCGTACATTGACCTAGCACTGGAGTAG